A genome region from Deltaproteobacteria bacterium includes the following:
- a CDS encoding AAA family ATPase, with product MILIIGIFIFFMRQLQGSGGKAMSFGKSRARLVTGKQNKVTFKDVAGIDESKDELAEIIEFLRDPKRFTKIGGRIPKGVLLVGAPGTGKTLLARAIAGEAGVPFFSISGSDFVEMFVGVGASRV from the coding sequence ATGATCCTCATCATCGGGATCTTCATCTTCTTCATGCGTCAGTTGCAGGGCTCGGGCGGCAAAGCCATGAGCTTCGGCAAGAGCCGCGCGCGCCTCGTGACCGGCAAGCAGAACAAAGTGACCTTCAAGGATGTGGCGGGCATCGACGAATCGAAGGACGAGCTCGCCGAGATCATTGAGTTCCTGCGCGATCCCAAGCGCTTCACCAAGATCGGCGGGCGCATCCCCAAGGGCGTGTTGCTCGTCGGCGCGCCGGGCACCGGCAAGACGCTGCTCGCCAGGGCGATCGCGGGCGAGGCGGGCGTTCCGTTCTTCTCGATTTCGGGTTCCGACTTCGTCGAGATGTTCGTCGGCGTCGGCGCGTCGCGCGTGC